The proteins below are encoded in one region of Manis pentadactyla isolate mManPen7 chromosome 2, mManPen7.hap1, whole genome shotgun sequence:
- the LOC130682671 gene encoding uncharacterized protein C2orf78-like translates to MEVEKRETDVACRYLPYAISLTLHTNIMEGGFRVTSDLHPGHTCSLASVTEISSTILSSSLISTVVVSSSSLTMSENFQNPSLLGTSHSLQFPAPVVSHAASSLTGRVCDFSRVSAPTASSTWLPPSASGTSFQPLMGTAYLYQHPSTTMLSAVTSQRQISTSVGDFTMTVTNQNRAMSMATHYAQTSYANYMVPVYPSLPGRLVQGIPTQMLNQGHSLSHPYQQGSQIYYYNQGTTGTLRSGELVPCWQSYGSVTNTGSRASAPRPEMTVLQEIQPAGTQPPVSTSGIHYYVSTQTITETRFQVMETSRGLQPHQIFCLPQHPHSQTLENNPPPEVGGISVRASVHGSGNPSTLPPAKNQEQTQNNNLEDSKNKLLKPLDASQITAENQDDVLLPIHIPDTHHLQACTDPLNLEKQPRSENIDLGNNSLSLEDQGTLIKENESNSSFANVADQAGDSHLPQFFSSLKNFIQSKGPKMSKTQDTRATELNQVQKRSCAKKRSSGQAMKNNHEASEPLSGAPEAPEGDMNICNVADGDEAPANKSKRSRCKSPITAPRRTRKTRSSAQKTTRTRKRNSKKAEEGEQSGNKVKAQKEPTIPRMKRKKDEPELSQENFETPLSRLGMHMLESVQVFHALGKRIDKKPLFYSSQDLGNSRNPKDPQPTLVTKPQLNILREGKRLQRTHVKDQKPDGSVNKECPSPSQSELPPPGKLKFVPLYFLTEERSPVCRVPCRRRSPASDQPALASSTQPGSTNAALSTAVNSSQQAPASLTDPACSSLGPVSTNSTQRDLTKSTQPSVTKSAASRPVPYRTLPCTSLQQEPIPTAVPQNKPPPKPKSPYINQEVYFFIPRPWRISDILGPEVSEPVTEEQRPEREAMKRQAQQERENAAKYTSLGKIQFFIEREKEMEIADSYGYIIM, encoded by the exons atggaagtggagaaaagggagactGATGTGGCTTGCAGGTATTTACCATATGCCATTAGCCTCACGTTACATACTAATATCATGGAAGGAGGCTTCAGAG TGACCAGTGATCTTCATCCTGGACACACGTGCTCTTTGGCTTCAGTCACTGAGATATCATCTACTATATTATCCTCATCTCTTATATCTACAGTtgttgtttcctcttcttctctgaccatgtctg aaaatttccaaaatccATCTTTACTTGGAACTTCACATTCTCTGCAGTTCCCTGCTCCTGTGGTGAGCCATGCAGCTTCTTCCTTAACAGGAAGAGTCTGCGATTTCTCCAGAGTctctgctcccactgccagtTCGACATGGCTGCCGCCATCAGCCTCTGGCACCTCTTTCCAGCCACTCATGGGTACTGCCTACCTTTACCAACATCCCAGCACAACTATGTTGTCTGCAGTTACCAGCCAGCGCCAGATCTCCACTTCAGTCGGAGACTTCACTATGACTGTCACTAACCAGAACAGAGCCATGAGTATGGCAACTCACTATGCTCAGACTTCGTATGCCAACTACATGGTCCCTGTGTATCCATCACTTCCTGGCAGGCTTGTTCAGGGAATACCAACCCAGATGCTAAATCAGGGACATAGTCtgtcacatccttaccagcaagGGAGCCAGATATATTATTACAATCAAGGCACAACGGGGACTCTGCGATCTGGAGAACTTGTCCCCTGCTGGCAATCCTATGGCTCTGTGACAAATACAGGAAGTAGGGCCTCTGCCCCTCGACCAGAAATGACGGTACTGCAGGAGATTCAGCCCGCAGGTACCCAACCACCAGTCTCCACATCTGGAATCCACTACTACGTGTCTACTCAAACCATCACAGAAACACGTTTTCAAG TGATGGAGACTTCCCGGGGTTTGCAGCCTCACCAGATATTTTGTCTGCCACAACATCCACATAGCCAGACACTTGAGAATAACCCACCACCTGAGGTTGGAGGCATTTCAGTGAGAGCTTCAGTGCACGGTTCTGGTAATCCCTCGACACTTCCTCCAGCTAAAAATCAGGAACAAACACAGAATAACAATTTGGAGGATAGTAAAAACAAGCTTCTGaagcctctggatgcctcccagatCACAGCAGAAAACCAAGATGATGTACTACTGCCTATACACATCCCTGATACTCACCATCTCCAGGCCTGCACTGATCCCCTCAACCTAGAGAAGCAGCCTCGTTCTGAAAACATTGATCTGGGGAACAACAGCCTGAGCCTTGAGGACCAAGGCACACTTATAAAAGAGAACGAATCGAACAGCAGTTTTGCAAACGTTGCTGACCAGGCAGGAGACAGTCACCTTCCTCAGTTCTTCAGTTCCTTGAAAAACTTTATTCAGTCCAAAGGTCCCAAGATGAGCAAAACCCAAGATACCAGAGCCACCGAATTAAACCAGGTGCAGAAAAGGTCATGTGCAAAAAAGAGGTCTTCTGGTCAAGCAATGAAGAACAATCATGAAGCCTCTGAGCCTCTCAGTGGTGCTCCCGAGGCACCGGAGGGAGACATGAATATCTGCAATGTTGCAGATGGTGATGAGGCCCCTGCAAACAAGTCCAAGCGTTCTAGATGCAAATCTCCAATCACTGCACCAAGGAGGACCAGAAAAACTAGGAGCAGTGCACAGAAGACCACAAGAACCAGAAAAAGGAACTCCAAGAAAGCTGAAGAGGGTGAGCAGTCTGGAAACAAAGTCAAAGCACAAAAAGAGCCAACCATTCCCCGGATGAAGCGGAAGAAAGAtgaacctgagctcagccaagagaacttcGAAACACCTCTAAGCAGGCTAGGCATGCACATGCTGGAGTCTGTGCAGGTTTTTCATGCACTGGGGAAGAGGATTGATAAGAAACCTCTATTCTATTCTTCCCAGgacttgggaaattcaaggaaccccaaagacccccagccaaCTCTGGTCACCAAACCACAGCTGAATATTCTACGTGAGGGGAAAAGACTTCAGAGAACTCATGTCAAAGACCagaaaccagatggcagtgtcaacaaagagtgtccatctccatctcaGAGTGAACTGCCACCTCCTGGGAAGCTCAAATTTGTGCCTTTGTATTTTTTGACGGAGGAAAGGTCTCCAGTTTGCCGAGTTCCTTGTAGGCGACGGTCTCCGGCCTCAGACCAGCCAGCTTTGGCGTCCTCTACCCAGCCTGGCTCTACAAATGCAGCTCTGTCTACTGCAGTCAATTCATCCCAGCAAGCCCCTGCATCTTTAACAgatcctgcctgctcatctctgggtccagtctcGACCAACTCAACCCAACGAGACCTGACCAAGTCTACCCAGCCTAGTGTCACCAAGTCTGCTGCTTCTAGACCTGTACCCTACAGAACACTACCTTGCACTTCTCTCCAGCAGGAGCCcattcccactgctgtgccccagaacaagcctccacccaagcctaaaagcccatatataaaccaaGAGGTCTACTTCTTCATACCACGTCCATGGAGGATATCTGACATCCTTGGGCCAGAAGTGTCAGAGCCCGTCACagaagagcagaggccagagcgggaAGCTATGAAGAGGCAGGCTCAACAAGAGCGTGAgaatgctgccaaatacacctccttggggaaaatacagtttttcattGAAAGGGAAAAGGAGATGGAAATTGCTGACTCCTATGGCTATATAATAATGTAA